The following coding sequences lie in one Manduca sexta isolate Smith_Timp_Sample1 unplaced genomic scaffold, JHU_Msex_v1.0 HiC_scaffold_789, whole genome shotgun sequence genomic window:
- the LOC115441975 gene encoding cuticle protein 16.5: MYAKLIVALCAVGIAQAGGLLGGAHLAYSSHAIAALVVATYAAPAVAHYAAPAVASYAAPAVATYAAAPVVAKTIAPAVSSVSSYSTHTAHGSPAFAAYSAPVVAKAYAAPAVAAYSAPIVAKSYAAPAIATYAAAPVVAKAIAPAVTSVSSYSTHTAHGGAYAAPAVAAYAAGPVYAKSYAAPVISSYAAGPVIAKSYSAPIISSYSAGPIVAKSYAAPAYSTYAAAPLVAKAYAAPAYATYAAAAPVLKSAVAYSAAPAVSHISYSGHGAAYGW, translated from the exons ATGTACGCCAAG CTGATCGTCGCTTTGTGCGCTGTGGGTATCGCCCAAGCGGGTGGCCTGTTGGGAGGTGCTCACTTGGCGTACAGCAGCCACGCCATCGCCGCCCTGGTTGTGGCTACCTACGCCGCTCCCGCCGTAGCTCATTACGCCGCTCCTGCCGTAGCATCTTACGCTGCTCCCGCCGTGGCGACCTATGCTGCTGCCCCAGTCGTAGCCAAGACCATCGCTCCCGCCGTGTCCTCCGTATCGTCCTACTCTACTCACACCGCTCACGGATCTCCCGCGTTCGCCGCCTACTCCGCTCCCGTTGTGGCTAAGGCCTACGCTGCTCCCGCCGTCGCCGCCTACTCTGCCCCCATTGTGGCTAAGAGCTACGCTGCTCCTGCCATCGCGACCTACGCCGCTGCACCAGTCGTCGCTAAGGCCATCGCACCTGCTGTTACCTCCGTATCTTCTTACTCCACCCACACCGCCCACGGTGGCGCGTACGCTGCTCCGGCCGTCGCTGCCTACGCTGCTGGTCCCGTTTACGCCAAGAGCTACGCAGCACCGGTCATCTCTTCCTACGCCGCTGGACCTGTCATCGCTAAGAGCTACTCTGCCCCAATCATCTCTTCCTACTCTGCTGGCCCCATCGTCGCCAAGAGCTACGCTGCACCCGCCTACTCGACATACGCTGCCGCTCCTCTGGTAGCTAAGGCATACGCTGCCCCTGCGTACGCCACatacgccgccgccgcgcccgtcCTGAAATCAGCTGTGGCGTACTCTGCCGCTCCCGCCGTGTCTCACATTTCCTACAGCGGTCACGGTGCCGCCTATGGTTGGTAA